One window from the genome of Desulforamulus ruminis DSM 2154 encodes:
- a CDS encoding PAS domain-containing hybrid sensor histidine kinase/response regulator — protein sequence MREKLIELLNQNEDRVIEKLINFAKAGGFTRFTSTRHDDWHLSVREIIQGLSTYLMKHADDVVNVHDAAENPACEFGVRCARMHRARGITLKMFLGLFKYYRRAYLDMVNESYLTAEEKQAAKKSMNTYFDRLELGFCSEWAGEGKDSRIHELQLVNRHLTNEKNKLRTIFESMTECVFVVDPQMCITEINSAAAAYFEVQPEEVIGMTCSSLLGCDCKQEECHLYIAMNKAGCYKDVEVEVTTKRGRRRLLTSGSFLHDISGKYAGGVQVFVDVTEKYRMEQELRLHMQANNSSSECITIFDESAQLIYANPEAEKMLGKGIKELLGLGIEDVYPEGERILFFLIRGNYWRGELLLKQGLKEIIIEVHATPIRRSIGQIIGFHVAAKDITEQKAIQIKLQQAREDTEREAAKLRAIISMMGAFIALADAEGTITEVNEKVITMTGEKKANIIGKKLWDIHQGDTLEKVQELIKKYQEQPNQPPLTFTRIFCGHDVIMNIQPIYRDANYDGILLMVIDVTEVAESKRQAEQAREIAEKASQAKSEFLANMSHEIRTPMNGILGFAEVLAQQGLNQEQQESVKIIRQCGEQLMDLINDILDLSKIESGKLILEETVFSLRKMIYETVNVIEPILMEKNVEMKISIDPHLPDYLKGDSFRIRQILNNLLSNAAKFTHEGCVEVKVQGERTLEKTDHRNFVLTFIVSDTGIGIPSDKLAEIFETFTQADGSTTRKYGGTGLGLTISRSLTELMGGQLQVQSEFKKGSQFSLTLPVALVHVEKKLAPQQRKEGSTREGVVLVIEDDWTTKQLITNYLEKAGYTVIATDHGKQALTLAKIYQPDAIILDILLPDLSGWDILVKMKKTEEIQQIPVIVCSVLPEKERAFSLGAVDYIEKPISEEILISRLEKLTLSRTSEDTHIILVDDDKTALEFLRCVIEGAGFKPHPFMLAQEALDFIFRHEPVHAVILDLLMPGMDGFDFLDHLRSNPKFKSLPVLINTGKDLTQQDYQKLNDKYERILNKSYIHPEALLRELNLLIRDGVQRKPVNQKMKKGPVNVLLVEDNSFNQKLIEHLLTGDGYKVTMVENGQEALAALDQGEYDIVLMDMQMPVMDGYEATRQIRNMEKYKKLPVIALTAHAMKGDCEKCLSAGCDDYLAKPVNKDMLIKTIKKFTDSPAEESRGKKTRIRDKGIELLVPWYLQDLAGEMDKLKEAARINDLVTVRYISHGLKGSGGAYGFPELSNLGAEIERAAVNQDLELVRSLVNQLRELYTEILEEEL from the coding sequence GTGAGAGAGAAACTAATTGAGTTACTCAACCAGAATGAAGATAGGGTTATTGAAAAATTAATTAACTTTGCTAAAGCCGGTGGTTTCACCCGATTTACCTCCACCCGCCATGATGATTGGCATTTATCCGTGCGGGAAATCATTCAGGGCCTAAGCACGTATTTGATGAAGCATGCGGATGATGTTGTCAATGTTCACGATGCGGCTGAAAATCCGGCCTGTGAATTTGGGGTAAGGTGTGCCAGGATGCACCGGGCCCGAGGAATTACCTTAAAAATGTTTTTAGGACTGTTTAAATATTATCGCCGCGCTTATCTGGATATGGTAAATGAAAGTTATTTGACTGCGGAGGAAAAACAAGCTGCTAAAAAATCCATGAACACCTATTTCGACCGTCTTGAACTGGGTTTTTGCAGTGAGTGGGCCGGAGAGGGAAAAGACTCCCGGATTCATGAATTGCAGTTGGTCAACCGGCATCTAACGAATGAAAAAAATAAGCTTAGAACAATTTTTGAAAGCATGACCGAGTGTGTCTTTGTGGTAGATCCTCAAATGTGCATCACTGAAATAAACAGTGCGGCTGCCGCTTATTTCGAGGTTCAGCCGGAAGAAGTTATTGGTATGACCTGCTCCAGCCTTTTAGGGTGCGATTGTAAACAGGAAGAATGCCATCTTTACATTGCAATGAATAAAGCCGGTTGCTATAAGGACGTGGAGGTTGAGGTAACGACCAAGAGGGGCCGGAGGAGATTGTTAACCAGCGGCTCTTTTCTTCATGATATCAGCGGCAAATACGCCGGCGGGGTGCAAGTATTCGTTGATGTTACCGAGAAATACCGTATGGAGCAGGAACTGCGGCTGCACATGCAGGCAAACAATAGCTCCAGCGAATGTATTACCATCTTTGACGAGAGTGCCCAATTGATTTATGCCAACCCGGAAGCGGAAAAAATGCTGGGAAAAGGCATTAAGGAACTGCTGGGTTTAGGGATCGAAGATGTCTATCCTGAAGGAGAAAGAATTCTCTTTTTTCTGATTCGGGGCAATTACTGGCGCGGGGAATTATTGTTGAAACAGGGCTTAAAGGAAATCATTATTGAAGTTCATGCAACCCCCATCCGGCGCTCAATTGGTCAAATCATAGGATTCCATGTGGCGGCTAAAGATATAACCGAACAAAAAGCCATTCAAATTAAACTACAGCAGGCCAGGGAGGATACCGAGCGGGAAGCTGCCAAACTCAGGGCCATTATTTCCATGATGGGCGCGTTCATTGCTCTGGCGGATGCCGAAGGGACTATCACGGAAGTTAATGAAAAAGTGATAACCATGACCGGGGAAAAAAAGGCCAATATTATAGGAAAGAAGCTGTGGGATATCCACCAGGGGGACACCCTGGAAAAAGTACAGGAGCTTATAAAAAAATATCAAGAACAGCCTAATCAGCCCCCCCTAACCTTTACCCGTATTTTCTGCGGGCATGATGTGATTATGAATATTCAGCCCATCTACCGGGATGCTAATTACGATGGCATTCTGCTGATGGTGATTGATGTCACCGAGGTGGCGGAGTCCAAAAGACAGGCGGAACAGGCCCGGGAAATTGCGGAAAAGGCGAGTCAGGCCAAGTCTGAATTTTTAGCCAATATGAGTCATGAAATACGGACACCCATGAATGGAATCCTTGGTTTTGCAGAGGTTTTAGCCCAGCAGGGGTTGAATCAGGAGCAGCAGGAAAGTGTTAAGATTATCCGGCAATGCGGCGAGCAATTAATGGACTTAATCAATGATATTTTGGATCTTTCAAAAATTGAATCCGGAAAACTGATCCTGGAAGAAACTGTTTTTAGTTTACGTAAAATGATCTATGAAACGGTCAATGTCATTGAACCGATTCTAATGGAAAAGAATGTAGAGATGAAAATATCCATTGATCCGCATTTACCGGATTATTTAAAAGGAGATTCCTTCCGCATTCGCCAGATTTTAAACAATCTTCTCTCCAATGCGGCGAAGTTTACCCATGAGGGTTGTGTTGAAGTGAAAGTTCAGGGAGAAAGGACCCTGGAGAAAACCGATCATCGAAATTTTGTACTAACCTTTATCGTATCGGACACCGGGATTGGCATTCCCAGCGATAAACTGGCTGAAATTTTTGAGACCTTTACCCAGGCGGATGGTTCAACCACCCGAAAGTACGGCGGAACAGGCCTTGGATTAACCATCAGCCGCAGCCTTACAGAACTGATGGGCGGACAGCTTCAGGTACAGAGTGAATTTAAAAAGGGTTCGCAATTCTCTTTGACCCTTCCGGTGGCTTTGGTTCATGTGGAAAAGAAGCTTGCGCCGCAGCAAAGAAAAGAAGGTTCTACCCGGGAGGGCGTGGTTTTAGTTATTGAAGATGACTGGACCACCAAACAACTAATCACCAATTACCTGGAAAAGGCCGGTTATACGGTAATTGCCACGGACCATGGCAAACAAGCCCTGACCCTGGCTAAGATTTACCAACCGGATGCTATTATACTGGATATTCTGCTGCCGGATCTCAGCGGCTGGGATATTTTAGTCAAAATGAAAAAGACGGAAGAAATACAACAAATCCCTGTGATTGTTTGTTCGGTGCTGCCGGAAAAAGAAAGGGCTTTTTCCTTGGGCGCTGTTGACTATATAGAAAAACCAATCTCAGAAGAAATATTGATCAGCCGTTTGGAAAAACTTACGTTATCGCGAACAAGTGAAGATACCCACATTATCCTGGTGGATGACGACAAGACGGCATTGGAGTTTCTGCGCTGTGTCATTGAAGGGGCGGGTTTTAAACCCCACCCATTTATGTTGGCCCAGGAAGCCTTAGATTTCATCTTTCGCCACGAACCGGTCCATGCCGTTATTTTGGATTTGCTCATGCCTGGGATGGATGGCTTTGATTTTCTGGATCATTTAAGAAGCAATCCAAAGTTCAAAAGTTTACCGGTTTTAATCAATACCGGGAAGGACCTGACGCAACAAGATTATCAAAAGTTAAATGATAAGTATGAAAGAATCCTAAACAAGAGTTATATTCATCCGGAAGCGTTACTAAGGGAGCTAAACCTATTAATCAGAGACGGGGTGCAAAGAAAACCAGTGAATCAGAAAATGAAAAAAGGACCGGTGAATGTCCTGCTGGTAGAGGATAATTCATTCAACCAGAAACTGATTGAACACCTGTTAACCGGCGACGGATATAAGGTTACCATGGTGGAGAATGGACAAGAGGCTCTAGCCGCTTTGGACCAAGGAGAATATGACATTGTATTAATGGATATGCAGATGCCGGTTATGGATGGCTACGAGGCCACCAGGCAAATTCGCAATATGGAAAAGTATAAAAAATTGCCGGTGATTGCCCTGACCGCCCATGCCATGAAAGGGGATTGCGAAAAGTGCCTGTCGGCAGGGTGTGATGATTATCTGGCTAAACCGGTGAACAAAGACATGTTGATTAAGACAATCAAAAAATTTACCGACTCTCCTGCAGAGGAGTCCCGGGGGAAAAAAACCAGGATTAGAGATAAAGGAATTGAACTGTTGGTGCCCTGGTATTTGCAGGATCTGGCAGGTGAAATGGATAAGTTAAAAGAGGCGGCACGCATCAATGATCTGGTCACTGTGCGATACATCAGTCACGGATTGAAAGGCAGCGGGGGGGCTTACGGTTTTCCCGAGCTTTCCAACCTGGGTGCGGAGATCGAACGAGCCGCCGTCAATCAAGATCTGGAGCTGGTAAGAAGCCTGGTAAACCAACTGCGGGAGTTATATACGGAAATTTTAGAAGAGGAACTTTAA
- a CDS encoding branched-chain amino acid aminotransferase — protein sequence MKINVEPIADQELKPLYQDASQLGFGRIFTDRMFTMRYTDGRWTDAKIEKYKNFSLDPSACVFHYSQEIFEGMKAYAAEDNRLLLFRPEQNVRRMNRSAERLVMPAIPEETMLQAIEELVLTEKRWIPKAPGTSLYIRPTMIAAEPFLGVHPSAEYIFFIILSPVGAYYKGGFQPVPLYVEDTYVRAAVGGVGDIKTGGNYAASLLAGYQAQKKGFSQVLWLDARERKYIEEVGAMNMFFVFGNKLVTPALTGSILPGITRASVLELAAHLGLTTEERAITIDEVIEGIQTGEITEAFGSGTAAVISPVGSLFFQGKDYVINHNRVGSATQKLYDTLVDIQYGKAEDPFGWVKVIGEL from the coding sequence ATGAAGATCAATGTTGAACCGATTGCAGACCAGGAATTAAAACCCTTGTATCAGGATGCTTCTCAACTTGGTTTTGGCCGTATTTTTACCGACCGTATGTTTACCATGAGGTATACCGATGGCCGATGGACCGATGCCAAAATCGAAAAATACAAAAATTTTAGTTTAGACCCTTCTGCCTGTGTATTTCACTATTCCCAGGAAATTTTTGAAGGAATGAAGGCGTATGCCGCTGAAGATAACAGGTTGCTGCTGTTTAGACCGGAACAGAATGTGCGGCGCATGAACCGCTCCGCAGAGCGACTGGTGATGCCCGCCATTCCAGAAGAAACCATGCTGCAGGCTATTGAAGAGTTGGTTTTGACGGAAAAGCGGTGGATTCCTAAGGCTCCGGGCACATCTCTTTATATCCGGCCTACCATGATTGCGGCCGAACCCTTTTTAGGGGTACATCCTTCGGCGGAATATATTTTCTTTATTATTTTGAGCCCTGTGGGGGCCTATTATAAAGGTGGATTTCAGCCTGTCCCCCTTTATGTGGAAGATACCTATGTGCGGGCTGCGGTAGGTGGTGTTGGAGATATTAAAACCGGTGGTAATTACGCAGCCAGTTTATTGGCCGGATATCAGGCGCAGAAAAAAGGTTTTTCTCAGGTACTTTGGTTGGACGCCAGAGAAAGGAAATACATTGAAGAAGTGGGCGCTATGAACATGTTCTTCGTTTTTGGCAATAAATTGGTGACCCCGGCCTTAACCGGCTCCATTCTACCGGGGATTACCCGGGCTTCGGTCCTCGAACTGGCCGCACATCTGGGTTTGACCACAGAGGAGAGGGCCATCACCATTGATGAAGTAATCGAGGGAATTCAAACGGGAGAAATTACCGAGGCCTTTGGTTCAGGGACTGCGGCAGTGATCTCCCCGGTTGGATCGCTTTTCTTTCAGGGAAAAGATTACGTCATTAACCATAATCGGGTTGGAAGCGCAACGCAAAAGCTTTACGATACCTTGGTGGATATTCAATACGGTAAAGCAGAGGATCCCTTTGGCTGGGTAAAAGTTATCGGTGAACTATAA
- a CDS encoding polymer-forming cytoskeletal protein gives MLGKRRKPFSVIILSCLLLLLIPAAALAVDIRDEAATTVIDSGETVKGPGFYSGNVVEINGTIDGSLFVAAQKVHISGKVKGNVYSASEEIQVSGMIEGTLHSVARNISIGGQVNGDVLTASEKISILREAVLKRDVMSVASQVEHDGKIERQMLAAAKHMMISGEVGDDTRITAEKLAILDSASLHGNLAYESPVQATVESKAKITGETQWKKAETKETTENQLLNRFVSLLLGVAGALLVWLIVILWRPKLWLAIARPIFERPLASLGAGALTLVLIPLTVLLLMLTVVGIPLAVVLGLIYGISLYISKIIVAVWAGYWLANRFNWSQRHKGAWLVLLGLAILALLTNLPYFGLFFSLLVLFAGLGALVLSQWRQGDGPAAS, from the coding sequence ATGCTGGGAAAAAGGAGAAAGCCATTTTCCGTTATAATACTCAGTTGCTTATTGTTGTTGCTGATTCCAGCGGCGGCACTGGCTGTGGATATTCGGGATGAGGCAGCAACAACTGTGATTGATTCCGGGGAAACGGTAAAGGGGCCTGGTTTTTACAGCGGAAATGTAGTGGAAATAAACGGTACCATTGACGGATCACTTTTTGTGGCGGCCCAGAAAGTACACATTAGCGGCAAAGTAAAGGGAAATGTTTATAGTGCTTCGGAAGAGATTCAAGTATCGGGTATGATTGAAGGCACTTTACACAGTGTAGCCCGCAATATAAGCATTGGCGGTCAAGTAAACGGAGATGTTTTAACCGCTTCTGAAAAAATATCCATTCTGAGAGAAGCGGTACTGAAGAGGGATGTTATGTCCGTTGCTTCCCAAGTAGAACACGATGGAAAGATTGAGCGCCAAATGCTGGCTGCTGCCAAGCACATGATGATATCCGGTGAAGTAGGGGATGACACAAGAATCACGGCAGAAAAATTAGCTATACTGGACTCGGCCAGTTTGCACGGCAACCTTGCTTATGAAAGCCCGGTTCAGGCAACCGTTGAAAGTAAGGCGAAAATTACCGGAGAAACGCAATGGAAAAAGGCTGAGACAAAGGAGACTACGGAAAATCAATTACTCAACCGGTTTGTTTCCCTACTCCTGGGTGTGGCCGGCGCCTTGCTGGTCTGGCTGATTGTTATTCTTTGGCGCCCGAAGCTCTGGCTTGCTATTGCCAGACCTATCTTTGAACGCCCTTTGGCTTCCCTGGGGGCAGGGGCTTTGACGCTGGTGCTGATTCCCCTGACCGTACTTCTATTAATGCTGACTGTGGTCGGGATTCCCTTGGCAGTTGTCCTGGGGTTGATTTACGGCATCTCTTTGTATATAAGCAAAATTATTGTTGCCGTATGGGCCGGTTATTGGCTGGCCAATCGCTTTAACTGGTCCCAACGGCACAAGGGCGCCTGGTTAGTCCTGTTGGGACTTGCAATTCTTGCCTTGCTGACAAACCTGCCCTATTTCGGTCTGTTCTTTAGCCTGCTGGTTCTATTCGCAGGACTGGGAGCCTTGGTATTATCCCAATGGAGGCAAGGGGACGGCCCCGCTGCTTCCTAA
- a CDS encoding dienelactone hydrolase family protein, with amino-acid sequence MFFIKADSEVAVIVIHEIYGLNKHMATFCNKIAQQQMDVFCPNLLNKNKPFDYRRENKAYSYFIGHVGFKDSVAKITDLNQSLRNQYRSVYVIGFSVGATIAWLCSENEQWDGVVGYYGSRIRDYMDIKPRCPVLLHFPEQEKSFHVDDLIRTLSQKESTQVLKYEGLHGFADPYSKNYCRASCERAFRQTLHFIKKSTF; translated from the coding sequence ATGTTTTTCATAAAAGCTGATTCAGAGGTTGCGGTCATCGTAATTCATGAGATTTACGGGTTAAATAAGCATATGGCAACCTTTTGCAATAAGATAGCTCAACAACAGATGGATGTGTTTTGCCCGAATTTATTGAATAAAAATAAACCCTTTGACTACCGGCGAGAGAATAAAGCCTACAGTTATTTTATTGGCCATGTGGGTTTTAAAGATTCGGTTGCCAAAATTACAGATCTCAATCAATCCCTTCGCAATCAATATCGTTCTGTTTATGTAATCGGTTTTAGCGTGGGGGCCACCATTGCTTGGTTGTGCAGTGAAAACGAGCAATGGGATGGGGTGGTTGGCTATTATGGTTCCCGGATTAGGGATTATATGGATATTAAGCCTCGTTGCCCGGTACTATTGCACTTTCCGGAACAAGAAAAATCCTTTCATGTGGACGATTTAATAAGGACTCTGTCCCAAAAAGAAAGCACGCAGGTGCTTAAATATGAAGGCCTGCATGGATTTGCCGACCCTTATTCAAAAAATTATTGCAGGGCTTCCTGCGAAAGGGCCTTTCGACAGACACTTCACTTTATTAAAAAATCTACTTTTTAA
- a CDS encoding MFS transporter codes for MDKTISNEKISNNYFDGLKVSNTHKILFFIIMLAYFFEQMDNWNFGFIAPALMKSWGITMTDVGRIQFAYFVGMTLGGLTGGIISDLIGRRKTFLGAIVLFSLASVVNGLTSDLTVFTISRALTGFGVFCLMVTSQAYIAEMAPAESRGKWQGLVAAVGFCAVPFIGAMCRAVVPMHDDAWRYIFYLGGLGLIGFLIGLKYLKESPRWLVAQKRLSEAEKVVEEITGIKVDLTEAAAKISPRNKVMEVLIGMFSRKYIKRTLVVLSFIALTTPATFVVTVWTPTLLSQRGLSLEDSLMASTILMIGVPVGCFLASLISDKGGRKIPLAILAVLISLCAVIFGQVNGFIPIVCCGFVLIACVMALGFVSFSYIAEQYPTKMRNTATGFHNASGRMATSVIQLAVPVVFAQHSFAGVYNMVALLVLLPVVPLLIWGMRTGGKSLEEIS; via the coding sequence ATGGATAAAACCATCTCCAACGAAAAAATATCCAATAACTATTTTGATGGCTTAAAGGTATCCAACACGCATAAAATACTTTTCTTTATCATTATGCTCGCTTATTTTTTCGAACAAATGGACAACTGGAATTTTGGTTTTATTGCCCCGGCGCTAATGAAATCCTGGGGAATCACCATGACAGATGTAGGCAGAATCCAATTTGCCTATTTTGTAGGAATGACCCTGGGTGGGCTCACAGGCGGGATAATCTCCGATCTCATCGGTCGCAGGAAAACATTCCTGGGGGCCATCGTGTTGTTTTCACTGGCCTCAGTGGTTAACGGTCTTACCAGCGACCTGACAGTATTCACCATTTCCAGGGCTTTAACCGGATTTGGCGTCTTTTGCCTTATGGTGACCTCCCAGGCCTATATTGCGGAAATGGCTCCTGCCGAAAGCCGAGGTAAGTGGCAGGGACTGGTGGCTGCGGTGGGATTCTGCGCCGTTCCCTTTATCGGGGCCATGTGCAGGGCGGTGGTACCTATGCATGACGATGCCTGGCGTTATATTTTCTATCTGGGCGGGCTTGGATTGATTGGATTTCTTATCGGGCTCAAATATTTGAAAGAGTCTCCCCGCTGGCTTGTGGCGCAAAAAAGGCTGTCAGAAGCAGAAAAAGTAGTAGAAGAAATTACCGGCATAAAAGTGGACTTGACGGAAGCTGCGGCCAAAATATCTCCCAGGAATAAGGTAATGGAAGTGCTGATAGGCATGTTTTCTAGAAAATATATCAAGAGAACACTGGTGGTATTGTCTTTCATAGCGCTTACCACTCCCGCCACCTTTGTGGTGACTGTATGGACGCCTACCCTGTTAAGCCAAAGAGGTTTAAGCCTGGAAGACAGCCTGATGGCTTCTACCATTCTAATGATTGGGGTACCGGTAGGATGCTTCCTGGCCTCACTGATTTCCGACAAGGGCGGCAGGAAAATTCCGCTGGCCATATTAGCTGTTTTGATTAGCTTATGTGCTGTTATTTTTGGTCAAGTTAACGGATTTATTCCCATTGTTTGTTGCGGTTTTGTCCTCATAGCCTGCGTTATGGCCTTAGGTTTTGTAAGCTTCAGCTATATTGCCGAACAGTACCCCACTAAAATGCGTAACACCGCCACCGGCTTTCATAACGCTTCGGGACGCATGGCCACTTCAGTTATCCAACTGGCCGTACCGGTGGTTTTTGCCCAGCACAGTTTTGCCGGAGTCTATAACATGGTGGCGCTATTAGTCCTTCTGCCAGTGGTGCCGTTGTTAATCTGGGGGATGCGCACCGGGGGCAAATCACTGGAAGAAATCAGTTAG
- a CDS encoding LysR family transcriptional regulator translates to MDIQHLNYLVDIAKTESISLTAKRFFISQQGLSQIIQKLENDLNVTLLHRNRHGVTLTDAGKAVVEQALEIVQKYEELLQVVQPLTNTNVQSIKGHLSISAAPNVSYNYLPEVLDSFNRKFPQVDVQVEEKQHFLEIIQQINDGVVDIGLVILPDYSYQEQILRVNATFEKISENPLLACVAKTSVLAKKKIITIKELSAHPIALYSHENYLSMIKHMFKDLSSLNISVKTSYVEVYKKAILDRKAVGLTSFSDFRLLDDEAIITVPIENSFKLIYGCFINSLNPVTEGFLSILKLVAAHKLTGKRVHKG, encoded by the coding sequence ATGGACATTCAGCACTTAAATTATTTGGTGGATATCGCTAAAACAGAATCCATCTCGCTAACTGCCAAGCGATTCTTCATTTCCCAACAGGGCTTAAGCCAAATTATTCAAAAATTAGAGAACGATTTAAACGTTACCTTGCTCCACCGCAACCGTCACGGAGTGACCTTAACCGACGCCGGTAAAGCCGTGGTTGAGCAGGCTCTGGAAATCGTTCAAAAATATGAAGAACTGTTGCAGGTGGTGCAGCCACTGACCAATACCAACGTGCAATCCATAAAGGGTCATCTGTCCATCAGTGCTGCGCCCAACGTAAGTTACAACTATTTACCTGAAGTATTGGACTCATTTAACCGGAAGTTTCCACAGGTGGATGTTCAGGTTGAAGAAAAGCAGCACTTCCTTGAAATTATCCAACAAATAAACGACGGCGTTGTGGATATTGGTTTAGTGATTCTGCCGGACTATTCCTATCAGGAGCAGATTCTTCGAGTGAATGCCACCTTTGAAAAAATATCGGAAAATCCGTTGCTGGCCTGTGTGGCTAAAACCTCTGTGCTGGCCAAAAAGAAAATCATTACCATAAAAGAACTATCCGCTCATCCCATTGCTTTATACAGCCACGAAAACTACCTGAGTATGATTAAACACATGTTTAAGGATCTCAGTTCTTTAAATATCTCTGTAAAAACCAGTTATGTGGAAGTTTATAAAAAAGCCATTCTGGATCGCAAAGCCGTTGGTCTTACAAGTTTTTCAGACTTCAGACTGCTTGATGATGAGGCCATTATCACCGTCCCCATCGAAAACAGCTTTAAATTGATTTACGGGTGCTTTATTAACTCTTTAAATCCTGTCACCGAGGGTTTTCTTAGCATTCTTAAACTTGTTGCGGCCCACAAACTAACCGGAAAAAGAGTGCATAAAGGCTGA
- the gcvH gene encoding glycine cleavage system protein GcvH: MTKPIEELTFLNDLHYFHEHTWAKVEGDLVKIGITDFAQDSLGSIIFVELPNPGEVYDQGDEFGQAESAKTVSALYMPVSGEIVKVNSVLEDAPQNVNEDPYGAGWMVIVKPSNPAEVKELLSKEEYLNQIK, translated from the coding sequence ATGACAAAACCCATCGAAGAACTGACTTTCCTTAACGACCTTCATTACTTCCACGAACATACCTGGGCTAAAGTTGAAGGAGATTTAGTTAAAATAGGGATTACCGATTTTGCCCAGGACAGTTTGGGCAGCATTATCTTTGTCGAACTACCCAATCCGGGCGAGGTCTATGATCAAGGAGATGAATTTGGACAGGCTGAATCAGCCAAAACTGTTTCAGCACTCTATATGCCCGTGAGCGGTGAAATTGTTAAGGTCAACAGTGTACTGGAGGACGCCCCCCAAAATGTGAACGAAGATCCCTATGGTGCCGGCTGGATGGTGATTGTAAAGCCCAGCAACCCTGCTGAAGTAAAAGAACTGCTGTCTAAGGAAGAGTACCTGAATCAGATTAAGTAA
- a CDS encoding aryl-sulfate sulfotransferase produces MTYPSVYPTGVTIYKPEKSWSGYTIFQARELGALLIDMNGSEINLWKGLHGFPNKLFPGGYVLGHTAERNNAFGMQDQTDLVQVDWEGNIVWKFNQYEFIEDPGEEPQWMARQHHDYQREGNPVGYYVPGMDPQVNKGNTLILCHKNVKNPKISEKMLLDDVIIEVDWEGNIIWEWACNEHFDELGFDEAAKNILARDPNMRSAGGGMGDWMHVNSMSVLGPNRWYDAGDERFHPDNIIIDGRETNIIAIIDKQTGKIVWKLGPYYDSSEELKKLGWIIGQHHAHMIPRGLPGEGNILVFDNGGWAGYGSPNPGSPTGAKNALRDYSRVLEIDPTTLKIVWQYTPAEAGLVVPADSNRFYSPFISSAQRLPNGNTLITEGSGGRLIEVTAEHEIVWEYISPYWGEKFKLNMIYRAYRVPYEWVPQVERPQEVPIQPIDVTTFRVPGAAGPGRKKEVAVEGTKPYQGDGALCVAAGDEFEEKE; encoded by the coding sequence ATGACATATCCAAGTGTTTACCCCACAGGGGTCACCATTTACAAGCCGGAAAAAAGTTGGAGCGGTTATACCATTTTTCAAGCCAGGGAGCTTGGTGCGCTGCTCATTGATATGAACGGTTCGGAAATCAATCTTTGGAAAGGACTGCATGGATTTCCCAATAAGCTTTTTCCCGGCGGCTACGTCCTAGGCCATACCGCCGAAAGAAATAACGCCTTTGGCATGCAGGACCAGACCGATCTGGTGCAGGTGGACTGGGAAGGCAATATTGTCTGGAAGTTTAACCAGTATGAGTTTATTGAAGATCCCGGTGAAGAACCTCAGTGGATGGCCAGACAGCACCATGACTATCAGCGCGAAGGAAATCCGGTAGGGTACTATGTTCCCGGCATGGACCCCCAGGTGAATAAAGGCAATACGCTGATCCTCTGCCATAAAAATGTTAAGAATCCGAAAATTTCGGAGAAAATGCTTTTAGACGATGTCATTATTGAAGTAGACTGGGAAGGGAATATTATTTGGGAATGGGCCTGCAATGAACACTTCGACGAATTGGGTTTTGACGAAGCCGCCAAAAACATCTTGGCCCGGGATCCCAATATGAGGTCCGCCGGCGGCGGCATGGGCGACTGGATGCACGTGAACTCCATGTCTGTGCTGGGCCCCAACCGGTGGTACGATGCCGGTGATGAGCGCTTCCACCCCGATAATATCATTATTGATGGGCGTGAAACCAATATTATCGCCATTATCGATAAGCAAACCGGCAAAATTGTTTGGAAATTAGGGCCCTACTATGATAGCAGCGAAGAGTTGAAGAAACTGGGCTGGATCATCGGCCAGCACCATGCCCACATGATTCCCCGGGGGCTGCCCGGTGAAGGAAATATTTTGGTATTTGATAATGGTGGCTGGGCCGGTTACGGTTCACCTAATCCCGGTTCTCCCACCGGAGCGAAAAATGCTCTGCGGGATTATTCCAGAGTATTGGAAATTGACCCTACCACACTGAAGATTGTTTGGCAGTACACTCCTGCTGAAGCCGGTTTGGTGGTGCCTGCCGACAGCAACCGTTTCTATAGTCCCTTCATCAGCAGCGCCCAGCGACTGCCCAACGGCAATACTTTAATTACGGAAGGATCCGGCGGACGTCTAATTGAGGTAACCGCAGAGCATGAAATTGTTTGGGAATATATCAGTCCCTATTGGGGTGAAAAATTTAAACTAAACATGATTTACCGGGCTTACCGGGTGCCTTATGAATGGGTTCCTCAGGTGGAACGCCCCCAGGAAGTTCCCATCCAGCCCATTGATGTTACTACCTTCCGGGTACCGGGCGCTGCAGGCCCCGGCAGAAAGAAAGAGGTTGCGGTGGAAGGCACCAAGCCTTACCAGGGTGACGGTGCCCTGTGCGTTGCCGCAGGCGACGAATTTGAAGAAAAAGAATAA